A region of Streptomyces sp. NBC_01750 DNA encodes the following proteins:
- a CDS encoding DUF4383 domain-containing protein: protein MATHVLHPKPRHRTRLDEHLPVDHRLSKFYRVGAGLMGLVLLAFGILGLIDKIGFFDTGGATVAGLNTNGTLSVLSICVGLLLFVGMIIGGNFASTLNMVLGIAFILSGFANLALLDSSFNPLAFEIQNVLFSFVVGVMLMFFGMYGRVSATLPHDNPYWRTRHPDQAAQEQRGLKQAGTGDAALDRAKQHESG, encoded by the coding sequence ATGGCCACACACGTACTGCACCCCAAACCCCGCCACCGCACCAGGCTGGACGAGCATCTGCCCGTCGACCACCGGCTCAGCAAGTTCTACCGCGTAGGCGCGGGTCTGATGGGCCTGGTGCTGCTCGCCTTCGGGATCCTCGGGCTGATCGACAAGATCGGCTTCTTCGACACCGGTGGGGCCACGGTCGCGGGCCTGAACACCAACGGAACGCTGAGCGTGCTGTCCATCTGTGTCGGACTGCTGCTCTTCGTCGGGATGATCATCGGCGGAAACTTCGCCTCGACACTGAACATGGTCCTCGGCATCGCCTTCATCCTCAGCGGCTTCGCGAATCTCGCCCTGCTCGACTCGAGCTTCAACCCCCTCGCCTTCGAGATCCAGAACGTGCTGTTCAGCTTTGTGGTGGGCGTGATGCTGATGTTCTTCGGAATGTACGGACGGGTCAGCGCCACCCTCCCGCACGACAACCCCTACTGGAGGACCCGCCATCCCGATCAGGCCGCGCAGGAACAGCGCGGCCTCAAGCAGGCCGGCACAGGGGATGCGGCTCTTGACCGGGCCAAGCAGCACGAAAGCGGATGA
- a CDS encoding FadR/GntR family transcriptional regulator, with protein sequence MNRKVDGAHAGRGVHKAAVEGLARRIVGGAYAEGDTLDQPALMAELHVSQAVLREAIEVLTGKGLLGARQKRGTHVRPRDDWNLLDTDVLRWKLAVGVSNDFFADLLELRRSIEPAAASLAAVHRTDEDLAALDAALAAMRVGWNDAVLAVRADASFHTALLTASHNRFFAQLRRVIIPVLIERDRRVHLAGTTEDPVDVHAAVFERVRDQDVDGAYMATLELLDMAMRHHP encoded by the coding sequence ATGAACCGCAAAGTCGACGGAGCCCACGCGGGGCGTGGGGTGCACAAGGCTGCGGTGGAGGGTCTCGCCCGCCGGATCGTCGGCGGGGCCTACGCCGAGGGCGACACCCTCGATCAGCCCGCGCTCATGGCCGAGCTGCACGTCAGCCAGGCCGTGCTCCGTGAGGCGATCGAGGTGCTCACAGGCAAGGGGCTGCTCGGCGCCCGGCAGAAGCGCGGCACCCACGTACGCCCCCGGGACGACTGGAACCTCCTCGACACAGACGTACTGCGCTGGAAGCTCGCCGTAGGCGTGTCCAACGACTTCTTCGCCGACCTGCTGGAGCTGCGCCGCTCCATCGAGCCGGCGGCCGCCTCGCTCGCCGCCGTGCACCGGACCGACGAGGACCTCGCCGCGCTCGACGCCGCGCTGGCCGCGATGAGAGTGGGCTGGAACGATGCCGTCCTCGCCGTACGCGCCGACGCCTCCTTCCACACCGCTCTGCTGACCGCCTCGCACAATCGGTTCTTCGCGCAGCTGCGCCGGGTGATCATCCCGGTGCTGATCGAGCGCGACCGGCGGGTCCACCTGGCAGGGACGACCGAGGATCCGGTCGACGTGCACGCCGCCGTCTTCGAGCGCGTACGGGACCAGGACGTCGACGGCGCCTATATGGCCACGCTGGAGCTGCTCGACATGGCCATGCGCCACCATCCGTAG
- a CDS encoding FmdB family zinc ribbon protein produces the protein MPRYEYRCRTCGDTFEVNRPMAQSSDPASCPAGHPDTVKLLSAVAVGGTKSGPAPASNGGGGGGGCCGGGCCGG, from the coding sequence ATGCCTCGTTACGAATACCGCTGCCGGACCTGCGGCGACACCTTCGAAGTGAACCGTCCGATGGCCCAGTCCTCCGATCCGGCGAGCTGCCCGGCCGGTCACCCGGACACGGTCAAACTGCTCTCGGCGGTCGCCGTCGGCGGTACGAAGTCCGGGCCGGCGCCCGCGTCCAACGGCGGCGGGGGCGGCGGGGGTTGCTGCGGAGGCGGCTGCTGCGGCGGCTGA
- a CDS encoding HAD family hydrolase, with protein MSTPEATAASTLVASDLDRTLIYSAAALQLRMPDAGAPRLLCVEVYEGKPLSYLTETAAGLLTRLAADSVFVPTTTRTREQYHRIQLPGPAPQFAICANGGHLLVDGVSDPDWQRRVAATLADECASLAEVRAHLIAAADPAWLLKERIAEDLFAYLVVERTLLPDGWVKELAKWSEGRGWTVSLQGRKIYAVPQPLTKSAAVREVARRTGSERILAAGDSLLDADLLLAADRAWRPGHGELADSGWTAPNTDVLTEKGVAAGEEILRRFLRKLG; from the coding sequence GTGAGCACCCCGGAGGCCACCGCGGCGAGCACCCTCGTCGCGAGCGATCTCGACCGCACCCTGATCTACTCCGCCGCCGCCCTCCAGCTCCGCATGCCCGACGCGGGCGCGCCTCGCCTCCTCTGCGTCGAGGTGTACGAGGGCAAGCCGCTGTCGTATCTCACCGAGACCGCGGCGGGCCTGCTGACGAGGCTCGCCGCCGACAGCGTCTTCGTACCGACCACCACCCGCACCCGCGAGCAGTACCACCGCATCCAACTCCCGGGCCCCGCACCGCAGTTCGCGATCTGCGCCAACGGCGGGCACCTCCTCGTCGACGGCGTCTCGGACCCGGACTGGCAGCGGCGGGTGGCGGCCACGCTCGCCGACGAGTGCGCCTCGCTCGCCGAGGTCCGCGCTCATCTCATCGCCGCAGCCGACCCCGCCTGGCTGCTCAAGGAACGGATCGCCGAAGACCTCTTCGCCTATCTGGTCGTCGAGCGCACGCTGCTGCCCGATGGCTGGGTGAAGGAGCTTGCCAAGTGGTCCGAGGGCCGCGGTTGGACCGTCTCGCTCCAGGGCCGCAAGATCTATGCGGTACCGCAGCCGCTCACCAAGAGCGCGGCGGTGCGCGAAGTGGCCCGCCGCACCGGGTCAGAGCGGATCCTCGCGGCCGGCGACTCCCTCCTCGACGCCGATCTGCTTCTCGCCGCGGACCGCGCCTGGCGGCCCGGCCACGGCGAGCTGGCCGACAGCGGCTGGACCGCCCCGAACACCGACGTACTGACGGAGAAGGGCGTCGCGGCGGGCGAGGAGATACTGCGCCGCTTCCTGCGGAAGCTCGGCTGA
- a CDS encoding phosphoribosyltransferase has translation MTKEETVSVVWSGTWVAERLGVGLAGDETLSGLLGLALRRNPKRAHLLVSNVLGKHVPQSPAVVYDAGYRLGRRVRDLLGDAEAARAVVLGYAETATGLGHSVADGLGLAPYLHSTRRPVEGVPRAGGFEESHSHATSHLLLPENPRLLAGAGPLVLVDDEFSTGNTVLNTIRDLHERYPRDRYVIVALVDMRSERDRSRLTEFAEELGARVDLVALASGTVKLPEGVLEKGRALVAEHEAGGDPVAAADAAGHMVPGAPEAAGQSVAHAAVQVELDWPAGVPDGGRHGFTPDHREQLEAALPGMAARLAEVLRVPATARPRVLVLGFEELMYAPLRLATALEQVLDADVRYSTTTRSPVLAVDDPGYAIRSRLVFPAHDDPADGPGERYAYNVAGAGFDAVVAVVDSAADTPRLHAPDGLLARLAEHTPHVVLAVVPSYVPDVSDASDGPDVSDGSDESERAFMLPEPLRGPAFSSYAPEDVGWLLQDLSDVELEAPTEEREEAIQSGGAHYAESLPVEYQPSAQYQELFKAALETSAARIARAVGTVTETVLAELPQRLRRGSDAHEPRPVLVSLARAGTPVGVLMRRWAQHRHGLDLPHYAVSIVRGRGIDTNALRWLKEHHDPADVVFVDGWTGKGAITRELADALKEFEGFDPEIAVLADPGGCVRTYGTREDFLIPSACLNSTVSGLISRTVLRADLVGPHDFHGAKFYRELADGDVSQHFLDTVAARFDEVVDAVDAEVKELLSADRQPTWEGWAAVERISEEYGIHDVNLVKPGVGETTRVLLRRVPWKILAKRGAGADLLHVRLLAEQRGVPVEEVDELPYTCVGLIHPQYTRGATGADGKAVSAL, from the coding sequence ATGACGAAGGAAGAGACTGTAAGCGTGGTGTGGTCGGGAACGTGGGTCGCTGAGCGGCTCGGCGTCGGGCTCGCAGGAGACGAGACGCTGAGCGGCCTGCTGGGACTGGCCCTGCGCCGCAATCCCAAGCGGGCGCATCTGCTGGTGTCGAACGTGCTGGGCAAGCATGTGCCGCAGTCGCCGGCGGTGGTGTACGACGCGGGATACCGGCTCGGACGTCGCGTGCGCGATCTGCTCGGCGACGCGGAGGCGGCCCGCGCGGTCGTCCTGGGTTACGCGGAGACGGCGACCGGACTGGGGCACTCGGTGGCGGACGGCCTGGGCCTGGCGCCGTATCTGCACTCCACGCGCCGCCCGGTCGAGGGCGTGCCGCGGGCGGGCGGCTTCGAGGAGTCCCACTCCCACGCGACCTCCCACCTCCTGCTGCCCGAGAACCCACGGCTGCTGGCGGGTGCGGGCCCGCTGGTCCTGGTGGACGACGAGTTCTCGACGGGTAACACCGTGCTGAACACGATCCGCGACCTGCACGAACGGTATCCGCGGGACCGGTATGTGATCGTGGCGCTGGTCGACATGCGCTCGGAGCGGGACCGGAGCCGTTTGACGGAGTTCGCGGAGGAGCTCGGCGCACGGGTCGATCTGGTGGCACTGGCTTCGGGGACGGTGAAGCTGCCGGAGGGCGTCCTGGAGAAGGGACGGGCGCTGGTGGCCGAGCACGAGGCGGGTGGCGATCCCGTAGCGGCCGCGGACGCGGCTGGACACATGGTCCCGGGCGCGCCGGAGGCGGCCGGGCAGTCGGTGGCGCACGCCGCCGTGCAGGTGGAGCTGGACTGGCCGGCCGGTGTGCCCGACGGCGGGCGGCACGGCTTCACGCCGGACCACCGCGAGCAGCTGGAGGCCGCCCTGCCGGGCATGGCCGCCCGCCTGGCCGAGGTGCTCCGTGTCCCGGCCACCGCCCGGCCCCGTGTACTCGTCCTCGGGTTCGAGGAGTTGATGTACGCGCCCCTCCGGCTCGCCACCGCCCTTGAGCAGGTGCTCGACGCCGATGTTCGGTACTCCACCACCACCCGCTCACCCGTCCTCGCCGTCGACGATCCCGGCTATGCCATACGCAGCCGCCTCGTCTTCCCCGCCCATGACGACCCCGCCGACGGCCCCGGCGAGCGGTACGCCTACAACGTCGCGGGCGCCGGCTTCGACGCTGTCGTCGCCGTCGTCGACTCCGCCGCCGACACGCCCCGACTGCACGCCCCCGACGGCCTGTTGGCCCGGCTCGCCGAGCACACTCCGCACGTCGTGCTGGCCGTCGTCCCCTCGTATGTCCCCGATGTGTCCGACGCATCCGATGGACCCGACGTATCCGATGGATCCGACGAATCCGAAAGGGCCTTCATGCTGCCCGAGCCCCTCCGCGGCCCCGCCTTCTCCTCGTACGCCCCCGAAGACGTCGGCTGGCTGCTCCAGGACCTCTCGGACGTCGAGCTGGAGGCCCCGACGGAGGAGCGCGAGGAAGCGATACAGAGCGGCGGCGCGCACTACGCCGAGTCGCTGCCCGTCGAGTACCAGCCCAGCGCCCAGTACCAGGAGCTGTTCAAGGCCGCGCTGGAGACCTCCGCGGCCCGTATCGCACGCGCCGTCGGCACCGTGACCGAGACCGTCCTCGCGGAACTCCCCCAGCGCCTTCGGCGTGGGAGTGACGCCCACGAGCCGCGCCCCGTGCTCGTCTCGCTGGCCCGCGCCGGCACCCCCGTAGGCGTACTGATGCGCCGTTGGGCACAGCACCGGCACGGCCTGGACCTGCCGCACTACGCCGTGTCCATCGTGCGCGGCCGCGGCATCGACACCAACGCCCTGCGCTGGCTCAAGGAGCACCACGACCCGGCCGACGTCGTCTTCGTCGACGGCTGGACCGGCAAGGGCGCGATCACCCGCGAACTGGCCGACGCGCTCAAGGAGTTCGAGGGCTTCGACCCGGAGATCGCGGTCCTCGCCGACCCCGGCGGCTGCGTCCGCACCTACGGCACGCGCGAGGACTTCCTCATCCCCTCCGCCTGTCTCAACTCCACCGTCTCCGGCCTGATATCGCGTACGGTCCTGCGCGCGGATCTCGTCGGCCCGCACGACTTCCACGGCGCGAAGTTCTACCGCGAGCTCGCCGACGGCGATGTCTCGCAGCACTTCCTGGACACCGTCGCCGCCCGCTTCGACGAGGTGGTGGACGCCGTCGACGCCGAGGTCAAGGAGCTGCTGTCGGCCGACCGCCAGCCCACATGGGAGGGCTGGGCCGCCGTCGAGCGGATCAGCGAGGAGTACGGCATCCACGACGTGAACCTGGTCAAGCCGGGTGTCGGCGAGACGACCCGTGTCCTGCTGCGCCGCGTCCCCTGGAAGATCCTCGCCAAGCGCGGCGCGGGCGCCGACCTCCTGCATGTGCGGCTGCTCGCCGAGCAGCGCGGCGTACCGGTCGAGGAGGTCGACGAACTCCCGTACACATGCGTGGGGTTGATCCACCCGCAGTACACCCGCGGAGCGACCGGCGCGGACGGCAAGGCGGTGTCGGCACTGTGA
- a CDS encoding HpcH/HpaI aldolase/citrate lyase family protein — translation MRHFGHLSPAVRESLFHQEPCEFTAASPGRLLATALGATLYSPATRPKLADDVLKQIGRGVVSMVLCLEDSIDDAEVAEAEENLIRQFADLDARDAELPLLFIRVREPGQIPDLVDRLGRSVRRLAGFVLPKFTEERGVAFLEALSSAEAASGQRLFAMPVLESPSLLHLETRAETLAGIARTVDKYRERVLALRLGVTDFCSAYGLRRSPDMTAYDVQIVAAVIADVVNVLGRADGTGFTVTGPVWEYFRLQERMFKPQLRRSPFMEGRAEELRTALIEHDLDGLLREIELDRANGLQGKTCIHPSHVLPVHALSVVSHEEFSDAQDIVRPERGGGGVMRSAYTNKMNEVKPHRAWAERTLLRAEVFGVAKEDVGFVELLTAGLSG, via the coding sequence ATGCGTCACTTCGGGCATCTTTCGCCTGCTGTCCGGGAGAGTCTCTTCCATCAGGAGCCGTGCGAATTCACGGCAGCCTCGCCCGGCCGCCTGCTCGCCACCGCGCTCGGTGCCACCCTCTACAGCCCCGCCACCCGGCCGAAGCTTGCCGACGACGTGCTCAAGCAGATCGGCCGCGGAGTCGTCTCCATGGTCCTCTGCCTGGAGGATTCCATCGACGACGCGGAAGTCGCCGAGGCCGAGGAGAACCTGATCCGGCAGTTCGCCGACCTCGACGCGCGTGACGCGGAGCTGCCGCTGCTCTTCATCCGGGTCCGCGAACCCGGGCAGATTCCGGATCTGGTGGACCGGCTCGGCCGCTCGGTCCGGAGACTGGCCGGATTTGTACTACCGAAGTTCACGGAAGAGCGGGGCGTGGCGTTCCTGGAGGCGCTCTCCTCCGCGGAAGCAGCGAGCGGACAGCGGCTCTTTGCCATGCCCGTACTGGAATCTCCCAGCCTGCTCCACCTCGAAACCCGCGCCGAGACGCTCGCCGGGATCGCCCGCACCGTGGACAAGTACCGCGAGCGGGTCCTGGCGCTGCGACTCGGCGTCACGGACTTCTGCTCGGCCTACGGACTGCGCCGCTCGCCCGATATGACCGCGTACGACGTCCAGATCGTCGCCGCGGTCATCGCCGACGTGGTGAACGTCCTGGGACGGGCGGACGGCACCGGCTTCACGGTGACCGGGCCGGTGTGGGAGTACTTCCGGCTCCAGGAGCGCATGTTCAAGCCGCAGCTGCGCCGAAGCCCCTTCATGGAGGGGCGGGCGGAGGAACTGCGCACCGCGCTCATCGAGCACGACCTGGACGGCCTGCTCCGCGAGATCGAGCTGGACCGGGCCAACGGTCTGCAGGGCAAGACCTGTATCCATCCCTCGCATGTGCTGCCCGTGCACGCACTGTCCGTAGTCAGTCACGAGGAGTTCAGTGACGCGCAGGACATCGTGCGGCCGGAACGGGGCGGCGGAGGCGTGATGCGTTCCGCGTACACGAACAAGATGAACGAAGTGAAGCCCCACCGGGCCTGGGCCGAGCGCACGCTGCTGCGTGCCGAGGTCTTCGGCGTGGCCAAGGAGGACGTCGGCTTCGTGGAGCTGCTCACGGCCGGGCTCTCGGGCTGA